The genomic region TCCGGGTGGGTCAGCACGACCATCACCGCGCTGGCCACGTCAGCTGCGTGGCACCAGTTGGTGCGCGGCCCGCCACGAAGCCCGGGCAAATAGCTGGCAAGATCGCGCAGGATCGCCACCAGCGTCACAAGCCCCGCGCTCATCTCGGTGCAGCCCGGCCCGTAGAGAAGCCCCGGCCGAAGGATCGTCAGCGCCGGACCGTCCGCGCCGGCGCGCAACGCCTCCAACTCGCGCTCCGCCTCGATCTTCGTGCGCTCGTAGTCATTATAAGGATCGACGGCGGACGCTTCGGTGCGAACCCCGCGCTCCCCGTCATAGACCGAGGCGCAGCTGATCTGCACAAAATGCTCTACGCCGGCTTCGCGCGCGTGAAGGTAGAGCTGACGAGGCAACTCCACGTTATCCATCGCCAGCGCCCGGTAGGGCTCGGAGATGTTCACGGTGGCTGCGGCGTTGATCATCGCCTGACAGCCCGCCATGAGCTCCCTGACCCCCTCGTCGTTGCCCTCGATCTGGTGCCAGGAGATCGTTGCGTCGCCCTCGATCAACGACTCCCGGCCGGTCTGCGCCAGCTCGCGCCGATCGACGGCGACCACCTCCCAGCCCGCCTTGCTCAGCGTGCTCACAAGGTGCACGCCCAGCCCGCCGGCCGCACCCACGACCATCGCTCGACGATCGGATCTTGTCTTCTTTGCTGCCATCGTTAAGAGTTCTCCTTGAAACAGGCCATCGCCCGGTCTTTATGGCGGAATCAACCCCCGGCGACAAGGTTCACCGAGGAGCCCGGAGGCGGGTTGAGCTGCTGTGCATCAAAATGACTTGAAGTCTTGGGCGTGAGGTGCTAGTTCTCCCCGACTCTAAAGGGCCGGTGAATTTCTCACCCGGTCCCTTCGACCGGCGCTTGATAGCGAAGGTCAGCGACTTGCTAAACGGTACGGCCGGGTCCGAGGACGGCGTGGAGTTCGCGTCTTGAGGCGGCCTTTTTGATTTCGAACGATGGAGAAGCGTCATGGAATTGCTCAAGAAAATCGCCGCAGCTCACCTGCGTGAAGATCACCCGGACTTCCGTCCTGGCGACACCGTCCGCGTCCACCTGCTCATTCGCGAAGGCGAAAAAGAGCGCGTCCAGGTTTACGAAGGCGTTGTGCTGGGCCGCAGCGGCGCCGGCGTCGAAGAGACCGTGACCGTGCGCAAGATCTCCAACGGTGTTGGCGTCGAGCGTATCTTCCCGGTTCACAGCCCCCGCATCGAAAAGATCGAGGTCGCCTCGATCGGTCGCGTGCGTCGCGCCAAGCTCTACTACCTGCGCGAGCGCGCCGGCAAGAGCGCCCGAATTCGCACCAAGCGCGCGCGTAAGGGCGGGCTTTAAGTGTGATGGCGATGCGGCTGCCTGCAGCGCGCATCGCTCCCAGGCTCGGACAACGCCCACGGCATCTGCCGTGGGCGTTGTCATTTCTTGCTCCCAAGACCCCGGCCCGGCCGCGTTGCTCCTTTACCCTTCTGGCCGCCCCGACGTATCATCGCTGCTGTTAAGCAAGCGGTCTTCCTCCCCCTCGGGACTGTCGAGCCAGCGCGTATGCAACTTCAGGAGCTAATCTTTCAGGGCGTCTTGACCCAGAGCC from Lujinxingia vulgaris harbors:
- the rplS gene encoding 50S ribosomal protein L19 — protein: MELLKKIAAAHLREDHPDFRPGDTVRVHLLIREGEKERVQVYEGVVLGRSGAGVEETVTVRKISNGVGVERIFPVHSPRIEKIEVASIGRVRRAKLYYLRERAGKSARIRTKRARKGGL